The Stigmatella ashevillena genomic sequence AGCAGAGCGGCCGGACCATGGAAATCCAGCGCCTCATTGGCCGCTCCATGCGCGCGGCGGTGAACCTGTCCACGCTGGGGCCTCGCACCCTGACGCTCGACTGTGACGTCATCCAGGCGGACGGGGGCACGCGCACCGCCTCCATCACCGGAGCCTACGTCGCCCTGGTCATGGCGCTGCGCAACCTGAACAGCCGGGGGACCCTGTCGAAGATGCCCAGCCTCACCCCGCTGGCCGCGGTGTCCGTGGGCGTGGTGAAGGGAGAGATCCGGGTGGATCTGGACTACGAGGAGGACTCCGCCGCGGACGTGGATCTCAACCTCGTGTCCACCGGGGACGGTCGCATCGTGGAGGTGCAAGGCACGGCCGAGCACCAGCTCTTCGACCGCAAGGCGCTGGATGCGATGCTCGATGGTGGGATGGCGGCCATCCAGCAACTCACCGCGGCGCAGGCCAAGGTGCTGGGATGAAACCGCGCCTGCTCTTCGCGACCACCAACCTGGGCAAGCTGAAGGAGCTGCGGGGGCTCGTGGGAGAGACGGTGGAGGTGGTGTCCCTGAAAGACTTGCCTCCCATTCCCGAGCCTGTGGAGGACGGGGCCTCCTTCGAGGAGATCGCGGCCAAGAAGGCCCGGGAATACGCCGCGGCCACGGGGCTTCCTTCCTTGGCGGATGACTCGGGGCTCTGCGTGGACGCGCTGGGAGGCCGCCCGGGGGTGCTGTCGGCGCGCTATGCGGAAGGCGACGACCGGGCCCGCTACGAGAAGCTTCTCCGGGAACTCGCAGGACTTCCCGAGGCACAGCGGACCGCGTCCTTCCAGTGTGCCCTCTGCCTGGCGCAGCCGGGAGGGGAAGTCCACATCGAGGTGGGCCGCTGCGAGGGGCGCATCCTGACGGCGCCCCGGGGCAGCCATGGCTTTGGGTACGACCCGGTCTTCTTCCTGCCGGCGTTGGGCAAGACGATGGCGGAGCTCACCTCGGAGGAGAAGGCGGGCCTCTCTCACCGGGGCGAGGCCTTCCGGAAGATGCGCCCCTGGCTTGCGGCCGTTCAGGCGAACGGCCAACACCCCCGGTAACTTCACCTTGCGCGGCCGCTCCTGATGGAACAAGAATGGCCGCCTTCATCGGGGCGTAGCGCAGCCTGGTAGCGCACCTGCCTTGGGCGCAGGGGGTCGGAGGTTCGAATCCTCTCGCCCCGATACAGCAGTACCGGACAACACAGGCTCCAGTAGCTCAGCTGGATAGAGCACCGGCCTTCTAAGCCGGGGGTCGCAGGTTCGAGTCCTGCCTGGGGCGCCACCGTCCCAAACGCACTTGGGACTTGAAACGTTCACGGTTTCCACGGTAGGGAAGCCGCCGCTTCAAACGCCGAGCATTTTCTGACGGCGGCCATAGCTCAACTGGTTAGAGCGCTGGACTGTGACTCCAGAGGTTACCGGTTCGATCCCGGTTGGCCGCCCACTTCTTCCCGTTCGTCAAGCGTCCATAGCTCAACTGGATAGAGCATTGGCCTTCGAAGCCAAGGGTTGGGGGTTCAAGTCCCTCTGGGCGCACTCCTGAAAGGGGCTGGATTGCCGGGCACGCTCCCGGTGGTTCCAGCCCCTTCGCTTGTCGTCCGGTCTTGGACCCCGCCTGGGGCCCCTTCCCCGGAAGCGGGGGGATCACCTAAAACCTCACTTCTCGGCTCACTTGGGACTGGTGGCTTGACGGCATGACGGCGGAGGAGCTGTTCAGCGGTGACGGGGAGATGGCTGCCCGGATGCGCGCGAAGGACTGGGCGTCCACACCCCTCGGCCCCGTGGACAGCTGGCCCAGCTCGCTGAAGACCATCGTCCGGATCCTCCTTCACTCGCGCCACCCGATGTTTCTCTGGTGGGGGCCGCAGCTGATCCAGTTCTACAACGACGCCTATGTGCCCAGCTTCGGCAAAGGCAAGCACCCCGCGGCCCTCGGGGGGACGGGCCGTGAGACCTGGCCGGAGATCTGGCCCATCATCGGGCCACAGATCGATGACGTGATGCGCCAGGGCAAGGCGAGTTGGAATGAAGATCAGCTCGTCCCCATCTTCCGGAACGGCCGCCTGGAGGACGTCTATTGGACCTACGGCTACTCTCCGGTGTTCGACGAGTCCGGGAAGATCAGCGGCACGCTGGTGGTCTGCACCGAGACCACCTCGCGCGTCCAAAGTGAGAAGGCCCTGCGGCAGAGCGAGGACCACCTCCGCCGGGTCGTGGAGGCCTCCGGCGCGGGCACCTGGGAGGTGGACGTCGTCTCCGGACAGATGCAGGCGGATGCGCGGATGACCGCGCTCTTCAGGCTCCCCGAACAGTCTGGGTTTGGCTTCCAACGGGCCCTCGGGCGCGTTCATCCGGACGATCGTGAACGGCTGAGCGGTGCCCTGGCCTCCGCGCTCGCCGGTGAGACGCAAGGCCGGTGCTTGGTGGAACTCCGGCTGGAGGGCTCTCCAGGAGCCGACTCTCGGTGGGTCGAGCTGCGCGGGCAGGTCTCCTTCGACGCGGCCGGGAAGGCCACCCGGTTCATCGGAACAGCCCTCGACATTAGTGAGCGGAAGAGGGCGGAGGAGCAGTTGGCGGAGAGCGAACGTCTGCGGGGCCGTGCCGAGCGGGAACGCGCCGAGGTGGAGAGGCTGGTGCTGATGGGTCAGATGGCCGCGGGGGTCGCGCACGAGGTGAACAACCCCTTGTCCTTCGTGAAAGCCAACCTGGGCTTCCTGGCCCGAGAGCTGGACAGCGAAGTCCCTTCACTGGACCGGACGGAACTCCAGAGCCTGCTGCGGGAGACGCAGCAGGGGGTCCTTCGCATTCAACAGATCGTCACGGACCTCAAGGCCTTCTCGCGCGCGGGGAACGTGGGCGATGAGGAGCGGGGCGTGTTGGAGGAGGCCCTGCGCGAGGCGAGCCGTCTGGTCTCGTTGCGCCTGGGCGCGGGCTGCCAGGTGGAGTTGGAACTCGACCCTGCGCTGCCCGTGGTGCGGCTGAGCCAGCGGCACATGGTCCAGGTGATGGTGAACCTGCTGCTCAACGCGGCGGACGCAGTGGAGCAGGCACAGCCCACCCGTCTCCCCCAGATCTCGGTGCGCGCGCGGAGGGTGGAAGAGGGCGTGCATCTGCTCGTGGAGGACAACGGGCCGGGCATCCCCCCGGAGGTGCTGCCCCGGCTCTTCCAGCCCTTCTTCACCACCAAGCCTCCCGGCAAGGGCACGGGGCTGGGGCTCGCCCTGTGCTGGCAATACATCGCGCGGGCCGGCGGCACCCTGCACGCAGAGAACCGCTCCGAGGGCGGTGCCCGCTTTGTACTCTGGTTGCCCTTGGCCGGGGCGTCCGGCGCATAGCCGGGCCGGGCGCTCCGCGCTACAAGCCACTCCCGGTGTGGGTGGTGTGGCAGCTGCCCGTGCACTGCTGGAAGGACTCGCGGCCACCGCCCACGTACATGTTCTGGATGGGCCCGAACTTCTTCACGTGGCTGTCGGGGTAGCTCTTGTGGCACGAGAGGCAGGCGGCCTTGCTGGTGCGCTGGACGCTCTCCTTCGTCAGGTGGCACTTGCTGCACTGCGCCGGCGAGTTGTCGAAGCGGTCCGAGCGGCTGTGGATGAAGTGCACGCGGACGAAGACGGGCCCTTCGAGCTCGAAGCCCAGGGGCGCGTGGCACCCGGCGCACGTGGCGCGGTTGCCGTTGGCATGCAGCACGGAGGTCAGCTCGCCGCCCTCGCTGTGGCAGCTGTTGCAGGGACCCGTGGTCAGCGTCGCCTCGGTGCGCTGCTTGGTGCCCACCTGGACTTCCACGGTGTTCGTGTAGGGGATGTCCTCGCCCAGGTACACGCGGCGGCCCTTGGTCGTCACCAGGTAGGTGCCGGGCTCGGCATTGGCGGGCAGCTGGAAGTTCCACGTGTCGCTCACCGGAGCGGCCCAGCCGGCATGGTTCGGATCGAACGCGCCGCCGAACAGCTTGTTGGCCGGCGGGAACGTCCGGAACTGGGAGTAGACGCCGTCCCGCTCGAGCGTTGCGACGGACTGCTCGTCATCCGGGCCAAGGAACGTCTCCAGGTCGACGATGGAGCGGATGGGCTGAATGCGCTGGGCCGGACCGATGATCTGGGAGATCAGCATGCGCTCGCGGTGCTTGCGGCGGTAGTACGTCGCGGTCGGATCGAAGAACGCCCGGTAGTACTGGATGCCCGGCTCATTCGTGCCGAAGACGATCTCGTTGTAGGTCGGCAGCGAGCCCTGGGTGTGGAGGCGCTTGCCGGCGCCATCCTTCAGGCTCAGCCGGAAGGACAGCTTCGTGCCGGGCGCGTAGGTGCCATCCTTCCGAGGCGGCGTCAGCGGGGTGACGTCGATGCCGAAGCCGTAGCTGTACTTCGGCTGGGCCACCTGCTCCACGGGGATGGTGTAGGGCGAGAAGGGGCGCAGCGTCCAGCGCAGGCGCAGGGCCTTGGTCCTGGAGCTGAGGGTGAGGGTCTTGTTCTTGGCGGCCGTCCGGGCATTGCGCAGCTCCAGCAGCCCTTCCTCCATGAAGCTGTTGGCGCCATTGCAGTTGGTGGAAGTCTGGCAGCCGTACGTCCACTGGACGGCGCGGAAGCGGCGCACGAAGAAGTCGTCACTGTCCTTGCGGTCGTTGGAGCCCGTGAACAGGAGGATGGGCAGGCCCGTCAGGTTGCCCTGGGCATCGACGGGCTCCACGGTGAAGGCGCTGGGCACATCCATCCACGCGGCGTTCCGGTAGAAGCGGCGGCGCTTGAAGCCATCCTCTCCCGCCAGGAGATCAAACGACTCGTCCGCCAGTTTCACGCCGTTCCAGCCAAGACAGGCAAAGTCCCCCGTCCTGTTCAGCCCAGCAACTCCCTCGTCCTTCGAGGCCTCGATGCTGGAGCGGATGTCGATCTGGTTGATGTAGACGGTCTGTCCCGCGCGCACGCGCAGCGGCATGCCCTCGCCGTCCTCCACCTCCAGCGCGATGCCAATCTTCTGGCTGTTGGAGGGAGCGCTCCCAAGTCCGGCGAAGTCCTCCTGCATCTGCTGCTCGGAGGTCTCCAGGGCCGGGGCGTCCATGGACTCTTCAGCGCCACCGCAACCGCTTCCCACCGGAAAGAGGACAGTGAGCAAGAGGGCGAGACCCGAAGCACCGAGCCTCCAGGCAGTGCCAGTTGTCGCAGCCTTCGATTCGATTGTCGCGCTCACGGTGCCCCTCCAGTCAGTGGCTCTGCCGTCGGGTCTCTTGCCTGGGTGGGCTCCCAGGGCAGACGGGTTGAAGCCATGTGGAGAATATCCGTTTTGAGTGGAACGGCACGCGAAATCGAGAAATATTTCCAGCCTACTAAATCTCGTTAAATCAAGTAATGCCTGTTTATATGATTTCTCTCGTTTCATGCGTTCTTAAGAATGTAAGAAAGCGAGCAACGGTCGAGTTCGGAGCTTGGAAACGTTCGTGAAGAAGGGCAGGCGGGGCGCGGTGGGAGTGGCTCACCGGACGAAGGGGAGCACCCGGGCGGCCCAACGCACCCGAGGCGTGTGTCCGAGCGTTTTCAGCCGGTCGTGAGCGATGACCATCAGCAGCGCGTAGAACCCGCTGGAGACCAGGACGTGCCACCAGGCGTGGAACTGCGGGTTGGGGATTCCCCGCGCGGGGAGGGCCTCGTTGAGTGTGGGGCAGAGCTGGATGTCACTCAGCCACAGAACGATCGCGAGCGCATAGGCGCTGACGCCAAGCTGGAAGAGGCGCCTGGCCGCCACGTCCTGGCTGCGGCGATGGAGGAGGTAGACGCGCGCGAGCGCGAAGAACTCGAGCGACGCGAAGCTGACCTGGAAGAGAAAGAATTGAAGGGGGCCTCGGGTGCCCGACGCGAGGTAGGTCGAGAGCACCGCGTAGGCCGCCAACGCGAGCGGGAACCAGGCGCCCAACCGTCGCTGCGGGCGGTTCTCCACCAGGATGTAGACCATGATGAGGGCCAGGTAGAGCATGGGCAGCTCGTCCAGCATCTGGAGCTGGAACAGGAGCGTCGCGTGGAACCCGATGCTGCCGATGCCGACCACCGCCAACATCGCGAAGGCTGCCATGAAGCGCCGCTCCAGCACGCGGTGGTGGAGCGCGATGGCCAGCACGCCCCCGAGCACCATGGCCAGGCTGGAGACGGAGTTGAACAGCTCGGCCACATGGTGGAGGTGCTCGTAGTTCGTCTCGCACCAGTCCACCGTCGAAGTGGGGGGACCCCAGAAGCCCTCGGAAGGCGCCATAGGGCGCGGACCCTAGCTGGCGCTTCCTCGCGCCGTCCAGGCGCGGGAGCAGACGCACGAGCGCCGTGCCAGGGTTTCTGGCACAGCGCTCGTGTTTCAGCGAAGGAGA encodes the following:
- the rph gene encoding ribonuclease PH — protein: MRSFQRGALDLRPVTLTPGVSRHAEGSAQVEFGHTRVIVTCSVEERVPPHLMGKGTGWVTAEYGMLPRSTHTRTHREAAKGKQSGRTMEIQRLIGRSMRAAVNLSTLGPRTLTLDCDVIQADGGTRTASITGAYVALVMALRNLNSRGTLSKMPSLTPLAAVSVGVVKGEIRVDLDYEEDSAADVDLNLVSTGDGRIVEVQGTAEHQLFDRKALDAMLDGGMAAIQQLTAAQAKVLG
- the rdgB gene encoding RdgB/HAM1 family non-canonical purine NTP pyrophosphatase translates to MKPRLLFATTNLGKLKELRGLVGETVEVVSLKDLPPIPEPVEDGASFEEIAAKKAREYAAATGLPSLADDSGLCVDALGGRPGVLSARYAEGDDRARYEKLLRELAGLPEAQRTASFQCALCLAQPGGEVHIEVGRCEGRILTAPRGSHGFGYDPVFFLPALGKTMAELTSEEKAGLSHRGEAFRKMRPWLAAVQANGQHPR
- a CDS encoding PAS domain-containing sensor histidine kinase; translation: MTAEELFSGDGEMAARMRAKDWASTPLGPVDSWPSSLKTIVRILLHSRHPMFLWWGPQLIQFYNDAYVPSFGKGKHPAALGGTGRETWPEIWPIIGPQIDDVMRQGKASWNEDQLVPIFRNGRLEDVYWTYGYSPVFDESGKISGTLVVCTETTSRVQSEKALRQSEDHLRRVVEASGAGTWEVDVVSGQMQADARMTALFRLPEQSGFGFQRALGRVHPDDRERLSGALASALAGETQGRCLVELRLEGSPGADSRWVELRGQVSFDAAGKATRFIGTALDISERKRAEEQLAESERLRGRAERERAEVERLVLMGQMAAGVAHEVNNPLSFVKANLGFLARELDSEVPSLDRTELQSLLRETQQGVLRIQQIVTDLKAFSRAGNVGDEERGVLEEALREASRLVSLRLGAGCQVELELDPALPVVRLSQRHMVQVMVNLLLNAADAVEQAQPTRLPQISVRARRVEEGVHLLVEDNGPGIPPEVLPRLFQPFFTTKPPGKGTGLGLALCWQYIARAGGTLHAENRSEGGARFVLWLPLAGASGA
- a CDS encoding cytochrome C, with product MDAPALETSEQQMQEDFAGLGSAPSNSQKIGIALEVEDGEGMPLRVRAGQTVYINQIDIRSSIEASKDEGVAGLNRTGDFACLGWNGVKLADESFDLLAGEDGFKRRRFYRNAAWMDVPSAFTVEPVDAQGNLTGLPILLFTGSNDRKDSDDFFVRRFRAVQWTYGCQTSTNCNGANSFMEEGLLELRNARTAAKNKTLTLSSRTKALRLRWTLRPFSPYTIPVEQVAQPKYSYGFGIDVTPLTPPRKDGTYAPGTKLSFRLSLKDGAGKRLHTQGSLPTYNEIVFGTNEPGIQYYRAFFDPTATYYRRKHRERMLISQIIGPAQRIQPIRSIVDLETFLGPDDEQSVATLERDGVYSQFRTFPPANKLFGGAFDPNHAGWAAPVSDTWNFQLPANAEPGTYLVTTKGRRVYLGEDIPYTNTVEVQVGTKQRTEATLTTGPCNSCHSEGGELTSVLHANGNRATCAGCHAPLGFELEGPVFVRVHFIHSRSDRFDNSPAQCSKCHLTKESVQRTSKAACLSCHKSYPDSHVKKFGPIQNMYVGGGRESFQQCTGSCHTTHTGSGL
- a CDS encoding ceramidase translates to MAPSEGFWGPPTSTVDWCETNYEHLHHVAELFNSVSSLAMVLGGVLAIALHHRVLERRFMAAFAMLAVVGIGSIGFHATLLFQLQMLDELPMLYLALIMVYILVENRPQRRLGAWFPLALAAYAVLSTYLASGTRGPLQFFLFQVSFASLEFFALARVYLLHRRSQDVAARRLFQLGVSAYALAIVLWLSDIQLCPTLNEALPARGIPNPQFHAWWHVLVSSGFYALLMVIAHDRLKTLGHTPRVRWAARVLPFVR